One window of Cryobacterium arcticum genomic DNA carries:
- the gyrA gene encoding DNA gyrase subunit A, producing the protein MEAADAAAAAKHLTQHGKIDQVDLQLEMQRSYLDYAMSVIVGRALPDVRDGMKPVHRRVIYAMYDGGYRPDKAFSKCARVVGDVMGQFHPHGDSSIYDALVRLVQPWSLRYPLALGQGNFGSPGNDGAAAPRYTETKMAPLALEMVRDIDEDTVDFQDNYDGRTLEPTVLPSRFPNLLVNGSVGIAVGMATNIPPHNLREVAAGALWYLENPDATREELLEALIQRIKGPDFPTGAQILGIKGIQDAYRTGRGSITMRAVVSIEELQGRTCLVITELPYQVNPDNLAIKIADLVKDAKITGIADIRDETSGRTGQRLVIVLKRDAVAKVVLNNLYKHTPLQENFGANMLAIVDGIPRTLALDGFISAWVAHQIDVIVRRTQFRLNKAEADAHILRGYLKALDALDEVIALIRRSPTVDDAREGLMDLLTVDKLQADAILTMQLRRLAALERQKIIDQAAELELQIVEFKSILASPERQRSIVSDELTEITAKFGDDRRTEIMFGFDGDMSVEDLIPEEEMVVTVTRGGYIKRTRSDNYRNQHRGGKGVKGAQLRADDVVEHFFVTTTHHWLLFFTNTGRVYRAKAYEAVEAGRDAKGQHVANLLALQPGEEIAQILDIRDYGVAQYLTLATREGLIKKTALSEYDTNRTGGIIAIKLREGDELVSALLVDEDSDLLLVSKKGMSIRFTASDEALRPMGRSTSGVIGMHFRGQDSLLDASVVADDGFVFVVTEGGYAKRTSADQYRLQNRGGLGIKVAKLNDDRGDLVGALIVDEEDEVLVVLASGKVVRSDVAEVPAKGRDTMGVVFAKFADEDRIIAIAKNTERNLVAEIEAAPESEPGKVESADE; encoded by the coding sequence GTGGAAGCGGCCGACGCCGCGGCGGCAGCCAAGCACCTCACCCAGCACGGCAAGATCGACCAGGTCGACCTGCAGCTGGAAATGCAGCGCTCCTACCTCGACTACGCGATGAGCGTCATCGTCGGACGCGCGCTGCCGGACGTGCGCGACGGCATGAAGCCCGTGCACCGCCGGGTGATCTACGCCATGTACGACGGCGGCTACCGCCCCGACAAGGCGTTCTCGAAGTGCGCCCGCGTCGTCGGCGACGTGATGGGCCAGTTCCACCCGCACGGTGACTCCTCGATCTACGACGCCCTCGTGCGCCTCGTGCAGCCGTGGAGCCTCCGCTACCCGCTGGCACTCGGTCAGGGCAACTTCGGCTCCCCCGGCAACGACGGTGCCGCCGCCCCGCGATACACCGAAACGAAGATGGCCCCGCTGGCCCTCGAGATGGTGCGCGACATCGACGAGGACACCGTCGACTTCCAGGACAACTACGACGGCCGCACCCTCGAGCCCACCGTGTTGCCCAGCCGCTTCCCGAACCTGCTGGTGAACGGCTCCGTCGGCATCGCGGTCGGTATGGCCACCAACATCCCGCCGCACAACCTGCGCGAGGTGGCCGCCGGCGCCCTCTGGTACCTGGAGAACCCCGACGCCACCCGTGAAGAACTGCTCGAAGCGCTGATCCAGCGCATCAAGGGCCCGGACTTCCCGACGGGTGCGCAGATCCTGGGCATCAAGGGCATCCAGGACGCCTACCGCACCGGGCGCGGCTCGATCACGATGCGCGCCGTGGTGAGCATCGAAGAGCTCCAGGGCCGCACCTGCCTGGTCATCACCGAGCTGCCGTACCAGGTGAACCCCGACAACCTGGCGATCAAGATCGCCGACCTGGTCAAGGACGCCAAGATCACCGGCATCGCCGACATCCGCGACGAGACCAGCGGCCGCACCGGCCAGCGCCTCGTCATCGTGCTCAAGCGCGACGCTGTAGCCAAGGTCGTGCTGAACAACCTCTACAAGCACACCCCCCTGCAGGAGAACTTCGGCGCGAACATGCTCGCGATCGTCGACGGCATCCCGCGCACCCTCGCGCTGGACGGCTTCATCAGCGCGTGGGTCGCCCACCAGATCGACGTCATCGTCCGCCGCACCCAGTTCCGCTTGAACAAGGCCGAGGCGGATGCCCACATCCTGCGCGGCTACCTCAAGGCGCTCGACGCGCTCGACGAGGTCATCGCCCTGATCCGCCGCTCCCCCACCGTGGACGACGCCCGCGAGGGCCTGATGGACCTGCTCACGGTCGACAAGCTCCAGGCCGACGCGATCCTCACCATGCAGCTGCGTCGCCTGGCTGCCCTCGAGCGCCAGAAGATCATCGACCAGGCCGCCGAACTCGAACTGCAGATCGTCGAATTCAAGTCGATCCTGGCCAGCCCCGAGCGCCAGCGCAGCATCGTCAGCGACGAGCTGACCGAGATCACCGCGAAGTTCGGAGACGACCGCCGCACCGAAATCATGTTCGGTTTCGACGGCGACATGTCGGTCGAAGACCTCATCCCCGAAGAGGAGATGGTGGTCACCGTCACCCGCGGCGGCTACATCAAGCGCACCCGCAGCGACAACTACCGCAACCAGCACCGCGGCGGCAAGGGCGTCAAGGGCGCGCAGCTGCGCGCCGACGACGTGGTCGAACACTTCTTCGTCACCACCACCCACCACTGGCTGCTGTTCTTCACGAACACCGGCCGGGTCTACCGGGCGAAGGCGTACGAGGCTGTCGAAGCCGGCCGTGACGCCAAGGGCCAGCACGTCGCGAACCTGCTCGCGCTGCAGCCCGGCGAGGAGATCGCCCAGATCCTGGACATCCGGGACTACGGCGTGGCCCAGTACCTCACCCTGGCCACCCGTGAAGGCCTGATCAAGAAGACCGCGCTCAGCGAGTACGACACCAACCGCACCGGCGGCATCATCGCGATCAAGCTGCGTGAAGGTGACGAACTCGTCTCCGCGCTGCTCGTCGACGAAGACTCCGACCTGCTGCTGGTGTCGAAGAAGGGCATGTCGATCCGGTTCACCGCGTCCGACGAGGCCCTGCGCCCCATGGGCCGCAGCACCTCCGGTGTGATCGGCATGCACTTCCGCGGCCAGGACAGCCTGCTCGACGCCTCCGTGGTCGCCGATGACGGCTTCGTCTTCGTCGTCACCGAGGGTGGTTACGCCAAGCGCACCTCGGCCGATCAGTACCGTCTGCAGAACCGCGGCGGCCTGGGCATCAAGGTCGCCAAACTCAACGACGACCGCGGCGACCTGGTCGGCGCACTCATCGTCGACGAGGAAGACGAGGTGCTCGTGGTCCTTGCCAGCGGCAAGGTGGTACGCTCTGACGTCGCCGAAGTGCCGGCCAAGGGCCGGGACACCATGGGTGTCGTTTTTGCAAAATTCGCGGACGAAGACAGGATCATCGCCATCGCGAAGAACACCGAACGCAATCTGGTCGCCGAAATTGAGGCTGCACCGGAGAGTGAACCGGGGAAAGTAGAATCAGCAGATGAGTAG
- the gnd gene encoding phosphogluconate dehydrogenase (NAD(+)-dependent, decarboxylating), with translation MHIGIVGLGKMGANMRDRLRAADLTVTGYDRNPDVSDVASTAELIEALPTPRVVWVMVPAGAITTSVIADLATKLSPGDLVIDGGNSRFTDDFTHAALLAEQGVHYVDAGVSGGVWGLQNGFGLMVGGDAADIERAMPVFDALRPAGPREEGFVHAGKVGAGHYAKMVHNGIEYALMQAYAEGFELLEKRDDLVHDVPGIFTAWQRGTVVRSWLLELLVLALKDDPKLADIEGYVEDSGEGRWTIEEAINNAVPVPAISASIFARFTSRQEDSPAMKAVAALRNQFGGHAIKKAD, from the coding sequence ATGCACATCGGAATCGTCGGCCTCGGAAAAATGGGCGCGAACATGCGCGACAGGCTTCGCGCGGCGGACCTCACGGTCACCGGGTACGACCGCAACCCGGACGTCTCCGACGTGGCGTCGACGGCCGAGCTGATCGAGGCGCTGCCCACTCCCCGCGTCGTCTGGGTCATGGTTCCGGCCGGCGCCATCACCACCTCCGTGATCGCCGACCTCGCCACCAAACTCTCCCCGGGCGACCTGGTCATCGACGGCGGCAACTCCCGTTTCACCGATGACTTCACCCACGCGGCCCTCCTGGCCGAGCAGGGCGTGCACTACGTCGATGCCGGCGTGTCCGGCGGCGTGTGGGGTCTCCAGAACGGCTTCGGCCTGATGGTCGGCGGCGACGCGGCCGACATCGAGCGGGCCATGCCGGTCTTCGACGCGCTGCGCCCGGCCGGCCCCCGCGAAGAGGGCTTCGTGCACGCCGGCAAGGTCGGCGCGGGCCACTACGCCAAGATGGTGCACAACGGCATCGAATACGCGCTCATGCAGGCCTATGCCGAGGGTTTCGAGCTGCTCGAGAAGCGCGACGACCTGGTGCACGACGTGCCCGGGATCTTCACCGCCTGGCAGCGCGGTACCGTCGTGCGCTCCTGGCTGCTCGAACTGCTGGTGCTCGCGCTCAAGGACGACCCGAAGCTGGCGGACATCGAAGGCTACGTCGAAGACTCCGGCGAAGGCCGCTGGACCATCGAAGAGGCCATCAACAACGCCGTGCCGGTGCCCGCGATCAGCGCGTCGATCTTCGCCCGGTTCACCTCCCGCCAGGAGGATTCACCGGCCATGAAGGCCGTGGCCGCGCTGCGCAACCAGTTCGGTGGCCATGCCATAAAGAAGGCAGACTGA
- the dnaA gene encoding chromosomal replication initiator protein DnaA yields MPDGEQPISETWRSVLTILESDDSITPMLYGFLNLVEPKGIAAGTFYLEVPNEFTASMLNQRMRVPLLTAMGQLSESVAVTTFYVVVNPELEQESLRPVQEPIVHQPDIETPATPQSVFENTSPERPHDTRLNSKYSFDNFVIGQSNRFAHAAAVAVAEAPAKAYNPLFIYGSSGLGKTHLLHAIGHYAMSLYPGIRVRYVSSEEFTNDFINSIANNRGSAFQNRYRNIDILMIDDIQFLQGKAETQEAFFHTFNTLHDHNKQVVITSDLPPKALTGFEDRMRSRFEWGLITDVQAPDLETRIAILRKKAQSEKLQVPHDILEFMASKVSSNIRELEGTLIRVTAFASLNRTPVDMNLVQTVLKDVITLDEDNVIAPVDIITNTADYFKLTVDDLYGSSRSQAVATARQIAMYLCRELTNLSLPKIGQLFGNRDHTTVMYANKKISELMKERRSIYNQVTELTNRIKQDHRYK; encoded by the coding sequence ATGCCAGACGGGGAACAGCCCATCAGCGAAACATGGCGGTCGGTTCTGACCATTCTGGAGTCGGATGACTCCATCACGCCGATGCTGTACGGCTTTCTGAACCTGGTCGAACCCAAGGGCATCGCCGCCGGCACCTTCTACCTCGAGGTGCCCAACGAGTTCACCGCGAGCATGCTCAACCAGCGCATGCGGGTGCCGCTGCTCACCGCGATGGGACAGCTGAGCGAATCCGTCGCCGTCACGACCTTCTATGTGGTGGTCAACCCGGAGCTCGAGCAGGAATCCCTGCGCCCGGTGCAGGAGCCGATCGTGCACCAGCCCGACATCGAAACTCCCGCCACCCCGCAATCGGTCTTCGAGAACACCTCGCCCGAACGGCCCCACGACACCCGGCTGAACTCCAAGTACAGCTTCGACAACTTCGTGATCGGCCAGTCCAACCGGTTCGCACACGCCGCGGCCGTCGCCGTGGCCGAGGCGCCGGCCAAGGCCTACAACCCTCTCTTCATCTACGGTTCCTCCGGACTGGGCAAGACCCACCTCCTGCATGCCATCGGTCACTACGCGATGAGCCTGTATCCCGGAATCCGGGTGCGCTATGTCAGTTCGGAAGAGTTCACCAACGACTTCATCAACTCGATCGCGAACAACCGTGGGTCGGCGTTCCAGAACCGCTACCGCAATATCGACATCCTGATGATCGACGACATCCAGTTCCTGCAGGGCAAGGCGGAAACCCAGGAAGCGTTCTTCCATACCTTCAACACCCTGCACGACCACAACAAGCAGGTCGTGATCACCAGCGACCTGCCGCCCAAGGCCCTGACCGGCTTCGAAGACCGGATGCGCTCCCGCTTCGAGTGGGGCCTGATCACCGATGTGCAGGCCCCCGACCTCGAAACCCGCATCGCCATCCTCCGTAAGAAGGCGCAGAGCGAAAAGCTCCAGGTGCCGCACGACATCCTCGAGTTCATGGCATCGAAGGTGTCCTCCAACATCCGTGAACTCGAGGGCACCCTGATCCGGGTCACGGCGTTCGCGAGCCTGAACCGCACCCCGGTCGACATGAACCTCGTACAGACGGTGCTCAAGGACGTCATCACCCTCGACGAGGACAACGTCATCGCGCCGGTGGACATCATCACCAACACCGCCGACTACTTCAAGCTCACCGTCGACGACCTGTACGGGTCCTCCCGCTCGCAGGCCGTGGCCACCGCGCGCCAGATCGCGATGTACCTGTGCCGGGAGCTCACGAACCTGTCTCTTCCCAAGATCGGTCAGCTGTTCGGCAACCGCGACCACACCACGGTGATGTACGCGAACAAGAAGATCAGCGAACTCATGAAGGAGCGTCGGTCCATCTACAACCAGGTCACCGAGCTCACCAACCGCATCAAGCAGGATCACCGCTACAAGTAA
- a CDS encoding DUF721 domain-containing protein yields MAEQSEAAKVYLRFKDVFGDPNAKRMRARRKPSAQIGSSVPFGVGRDPKGLGETINSLTAQLGWNSPMAQSDLLASWIELAGEETAKHSTPAGIDEGILTVHCESTAWATQLRMMRVEIMTQIMQKFPDAGIAAIRFQGPNAPSWKKGPRSIPGRGPRDTYG; encoded by the coding sequence ATGGCTGAGCAGAGCGAGGCCGCCAAGGTCTATCTGCGGTTCAAGGACGTCTTCGGCGACCCGAATGCCAAACGGATGCGCGCCCGCCGCAAGCCCAGCGCCCAGATCGGGTCGAGTGTTCCGTTCGGCGTCGGACGGGACCCCAAGGGACTGGGCGAGACCATCAACTCCCTCACCGCCCAGCTGGGCTGGAACTCGCCGATGGCCCAGTCCGACCTGCTCGCCTCGTGGATCGAACTGGCCGGTGAGGAGACCGCCAAACACTCCACCCCGGCCGGGATCGACGAGGGCATTCTCACCGTGCATTGTGAGTCCACGGCCTGGGCGACGCAGCTGCGAATGATGCGTGTGGAAATCATGACTCAGATCATGCAGAAGTTCCCTGACGCGGGCATCGCCGCAATTCGTTTTCAAGGGCCCAACGCCCCCTCCTGGAAAAAGGGTCCCAGATCAATCCCAGGGCGGGGTCCACGCGATACCTATGGCTAG
- the dnaN gene encoding DNA polymerase III subunit beta, with translation MRFQANRDVFSEAVSFAVKLLPQRTTLPILSGVLIEATETGLILSSFDYEVSAQTEIAADVEETGRVLVSGRLLAEIASRMPNAPVRFSTNESRISVSCGSANFTLLSMPVEEYPSIPQVSAQSGLVPAEEFAAAVSQVAVAASRDDVTPVITGVQLQITENSISLVATDRYRVAVREIDWDPGANQAQEPITALVPARTLQEVGKTFGHSGTISVAITNTDDRELIAFTADKKTVTSLLIKGNYPPVRRLFPDNVDNYAVMNTAELIEATRRVQLVLEREAALRFSFTADGLTLEAIGSEQAQASETIDAILSGGDTVVSLKPQFLLDGLGAVHSEFVRISFTKTENPNKPGPVLITSQTSREQAGADSYRYLLQPNLLLR, from the coding sequence GTGAGATTTCAGGCCAACCGGGACGTCTTCAGCGAAGCCGTATCTTTCGCTGTAAAACTCCTTCCCCAGCGCACCACCCTGCCCATCTTGAGCGGTGTGTTGATCGAGGCGACCGAAACCGGCCTGATCCTGTCGTCGTTCGACTATGAGGTCTCGGCCCAGACCGAAATCGCCGCCGATGTCGAAGAGACCGGCCGCGTTCTCGTCTCCGGTCGCCTCCTGGCCGAAATCGCCAGCCGGATGCCCAACGCACCCGTGCGCTTCTCAACCAACGAGTCCCGCATCAGCGTCAGCTGTGGCAGCGCGAACTTCACCCTGCTGTCTATGCCGGTAGAGGAATATCCAAGTATTCCCCAGGTCAGCGCCCAATCCGGGCTCGTACCGGCCGAGGAATTCGCCGCAGCCGTATCCCAGGTGGCCGTCGCCGCCTCACGGGACGACGTGACCCCGGTGATCACCGGCGTACAGCTGCAGATCACCGAGAACAGCATCAGCCTGGTCGCCACCGACCGCTACCGGGTCGCCGTGCGCGAGATCGACTGGGACCCGGGAGCAAACCAGGCCCAGGAACCCATCACCGCGCTGGTGCCCGCCCGCACCCTGCAGGAGGTCGGCAAGACCTTCGGCCACAGCGGGACCATCTCGGTGGCCATCACCAACACCGACGACCGGGAGCTCATCGCTTTCACGGCCGACAAGAAGACCGTCACATCGCTGCTGATCAAGGGCAACTACCCGCCCGTGCGCCGGCTCTTCCCCGACAACGTCGACAACTACGCCGTGATGAACACCGCCGAGCTCATCGAGGCCACCCGCCGGGTGCAGCTGGTGCTCGAACGCGAAGCAGCGCTCCGGTTCAGCTTCACGGCCGACGGGCTCACCCTCGAGGCCATCGGCTCCGAGCAGGCCCAGGCCTCCGAGACCATCGACGCGATCCTCTCCGGCGGCGACACCGTGGTCTCGCTCAAGCCGCAGTTCCTGCTCGACGGTCTGGGCGCCGTGCACTCGGAATTCGTGCGTATCTCGTTCACCAAGACCGAGAACCCCAACAAGCCCGGCCCGGTGCTGATCACCAGCCAGACGTCGCGGGAGCAGGCCGGAGCCGACAGCTACCGGTACTTGCTGCAGCCCAACCTGCTGCTCCGCTGA
- the gyrB gene encoding DNA topoisomerase (ATP-hydrolyzing) subunit B, with product MTIEPKTEPEQHAYGAEDIQVLEGLEAVRKRPGMYIGSTGPRGLHHLVYEIVDNSVDEALAGYCDTIDIRILADGAVRVQDNGRGIPVDIHKAEGKSTVEVVLTVLHAGGKFGGGGYAVSGGLHGVGSSVVNALSSRLEVEVRRQGYAWRQSFHNGVPNESLHQDEVSDETGTTITFWPSSETFETIEFDYETLRARFQQMAFLNKGLRLTLTDERPDSRDADDKPITNSFLYEQGLMDYVAYLNRAKKAELVNEEIISFEFEDTEKKIALEVAMQWTTAYTESVHTYANTINTHEGGTHEEGFRAALTTLVNKYAREKGILKEKDDNLSGDDVREGLTAVVSIKLAEPQFEGQTKTKLGNTEAKAFVQRVVGDQLSDWFNRNPVQAREIIRKSLQAATARMAARKARETARRKGLLEGGGMPGKLKDCQSKDPAASEIFIVEGDSAGGSAVQGRNPETQAILPLRGKILNVEKARLDRALANAEVQAMITAFGAGIGEDFNPDKVRYHKIVLMADADVDGQHITTLLLTLLFRYMRPLIDLGYVYLAQPPLYRLKWANSAHEYVYSDAERDALLADGAAAGKRIPKDNGIQRYKGLGEMDYKELWETTMAPESRTLLQVTLDDAAAADEIFSTLMGEDVESRRNFIQKNAKDVRFLDI from the coding sequence ATGACAATTGAACCGAAAACCGAGCCGGAGCAGCACGCTTACGGCGCGGAAGACATCCAGGTTCTCGAAGGCCTTGAAGCTGTTCGCAAGCGACCCGGAATGTACATCGGTTCGACCGGTCCACGCGGTCTGCACCACCTGGTCTACGAGATCGTCGACAACTCCGTCGATGAGGCCCTCGCCGGATACTGCGACACCATCGACATCCGCATTCTCGCCGACGGCGCCGTGCGTGTGCAGGACAACGGCCGCGGTATCCCCGTCGACATCCACAAGGCCGAGGGCAAGTCCACGGTCGAGGTCGTCCTCACCGTGCTGCACGCCGGCGGAAAGTTCGGCGGCGGCGGCTACGCGGTCTCCGGTGGTCTCCACGGTGTGGGCAGTTCCGTCGTGAACGCCCTCTCCAGCCGCCTCGAGGTCGAGGTACGCCGGCAGGGCTACGCGTGGCGGCAGAGCTTCCACAACGGTGTGCCCAACGAATCACTGCACCAGGACGAGGTCTCGGACGAGACCGGCACCACGATCACCTTCTGGCCGAGCAGCGAGACGTTCGAGACGATCGAGTTCGACTACGAGACGCTGCGCGCCCGCTTCCAGCAGATGGCGTTCCTTAATAAGGGCCTGCGTCTCACGCTCACCGACGAGCGTCCGGACAGCCGGGACGCCGACGACAAGCCGATCACCAACTCGTTCCTCTACGAGCAGGGCCTGATGGACTACGTGGCCTACCTCAACCGGGCCAAGAAGGCCGAACTGGTCAACGAGGAGATCATCTCGTTCGAGTTCGAGGACACCGAGAAGAAGATCGCCCTCGAGGTGGCCATGCAGTGGACCACCGCGTACACCGAGAGCGTGCACACCTACGCGAACACCATCAACACCCACGAGGGTGGCACCCACGAAGAGGGCTTCCGCGCCGCACTGACCACGCTGGTCAACAAGTACGCACGCGAGAAGGGCATCCTCAAGGAGAAGGACGACAACCTTTCCGGTGACGACGTGCGCGAGGGCCTGACCGCCGTCGTGTCGATCAAGCTCGCTGAGCCGCAGTTCGAGGGTCAGACCAAGACCAAGCTCGGTAACACCGAGGCCAAGGCGTTCGTGCAGCGCGTGGTCGGCGACCAGCTCTCCGACTGGTTCAACCGCAACCCGGTGCAGGCTCGCGAGATCATCCGCAAGTCGCTGCAGGCCGCCACGGCCCGCATGGCCGCCCGCAAGGCGCGGGAAACCGCCCGCCGCAAGGGTCTGCTCGAGGGTGGCGGCATGCCCGGCAAGCTCAAGGACTGCCAGAGCAAGGACCCCGCTGCATCCGAGATCTTCATCGTCGAGGGTGACTCGGCCGGCGGCTCCGCCGTTCAGGGCCGCAACCCCGAGACCCAGGCGATCCTGCCGCTGCGCGGCAAGATCCTCAACGTGGAGAAGGCCCGGCTCGACCGCGCCCTCGCCAACGCCGAGGTGCAGGCCATGATCACCGCGTTCGGCGCGGGCATCGGCGAGGACTTCAACCCGGACAAGGTGCGGTACCACAAGATCGTGCTGATGGCCGATGCCGACGTCGACGGCCAGCACATCACGACCCTGCTGCTCACCCTGCTGTTCCGCTACATGCGCCCGCTGATCGACCTCGGTTACGTGTACCTCGCCCAGCCGCCGCTGTACCGGCTCAAGTGGGCCAACTCGGCCCACGAGTACGTTTACTCCGACGCGGAGCGGGACGCCCTGCTCGCCGACGGCGCCGCCGCCGGCAAGCGGATCCCGAAGGACAACGGCATCCAGCGCTACAAGGGTCTGGGCGAGATGGACTACAAGGAGCTGTGGGAAACCACGATGGCCCCCGAGTCCCGCACCCTGCTCCAGGTGACCCTGGACGACGCGGCAGCCGCCGACGAAATTTTCTCCACCCTGATGGGCGAAGACGTCGAATCCCGACGCAACTTCATCCAGAAGAACGCGAAGGACGTGCGTTTCCTTGACATCTGA
- a CDS encoding DUF3566 domain-containing protein, with product MSSVAEKLAKKSSRGAMSSKQVRLKLVYIDFWSSVKLSFLIAVCLAVVTIVATFLTFTVLNGTGIFTEIDALYTDIAGSASELTTILSIGNVMGFAVVVAVINTVVITALGAIFAVLYNLSVKVTGGLLVGFTNN from the coding sequence ATGAGTAGTGTTGCCGAGAAACTGGCCAAGAAGTCGAGTCGAGGTGCAATGTCGTCCAAGCAGGTACGTCTGAAGCTCGTCTACATCGATTTCTGGTCCAGCGTGAAGCTGTCGTTCCTGATTGCCGTGTGCCTGGCCGTCGTGACCATCGTCGCGACGTTCCTGACCTTCACGGTGCTCAACGGCACGGGTATCTTCACCGAGATCGACGCCCTGTACACGGATATCGCCGGGAGCGCGTCTGAGCTCACGACCATCCTGTCGATCGGCAACGTCATGGGCTTTGCCGTTGTCGTGGCCGTCATCAACACCGTCGTGATCACCGCCCTCGGCGCGATCTTCGCGGTTCTGTACAACTTGAGCGTCAAGGTCACCGGTGGCCTGCTCGTCGGATTCACCAACAACTGA
- the cmtR gene encoding Cd(II)/Pb(II)-sensing metalloregulatory transcriptional regulator CmtR has product MNRLGRAMADPTRSRILMTLLDGPAYPAGLAEDLTLTRQNVSNHLGCLRDCGIVVVEPQGRQMRYRISDAHLTRALGDLVAVVLAVDESAPCLTVDCPVPGCCETAP; this is encoded by the coding sequence ATGAACCGGCTCGGCCGGGCGATGGCGGATCCCACCCGGTCCAGGATCCTGATGACCCTGCTCGACGGCCCGGCGTATCCCGCCGGCCTGGCCGAGGACCTCACCCTGACGCGTCAGAACGTCTCCAACCACCTCGGCTGCCTTCGAGACTGCGGGATCGTCGTGGTGGAGCCCCAGGGCCGCCAGATGAGGTACCGCATCTCCGACGCTCACCTCACCCGCGCTCTCGGCGACCTCGTGGCGGTGGTTCTCGCCGTCGACGAGTCGGCGCCGTGCCTGACCGTGGACTGCCCGGTTCCCGGCTGCTGCGAGACCGCACCTTGA
- the recF gene encoding DNA replication/repair protein RecF (All proteins in this family for which functions are known are DNA-binding proteins that assist the filamentation of RecA onto DNA for the initiation of recombination or recombinational repair.) yields the protein MRVTHLSLTDFRNYAEAEVPFRAGANLIVGRNGQGKTNLVEALGFLSTLSSHRVSQTGAMVRSGQDAAIIRARLEHNGRDILAEVQINRSGLNRAQINRSVIKTRDLPRYFSSVLFAPEDLALVRGDPSGRRRFLDQLLVLRSPRMSGVLTDYDRVLKQRNTLLKSARASGLKTTQLGTLDIWDERLVALGSEIIDARADLVAELLPPLHDAYKAVAGADHGPTLVASLSILGADEESDEAASPAAAQAGTGSETADTFRTALAGLRRKELDRGMTLAGPHRDDLVFELNALPAKGYASHGESWSFALALKLASAELLRRESSSGDPVLILDDVFAELDQSRRRRLAEAVTGFEQVLITAAVYEDVPAVLAAHTIHINAGAVVDGPTGPDGASDG from the coding sequence GTGCGGGTCACCCACCTCTCCCTGACCGACTTCCGCAATTATGCAGAAGCCGAGGTTCCGTTCCGGGCGGGCGCCAACCTCATCGTGGGGCGCAACGGCCAGGGTAAGACCAACCTCGTCGAAGCCCTCGGCTTCCTCAGCACGCTGAGCTCGCACCGGGTCTCCCAGACCGGAGCCATGGTGCGCTCCGGCCAGGATGCCGCGATCATCCGGGCCCGGCTGGAACACAACGGCCGGGACATCCTCGCCGAGGTGCAGATCAACCGGTCCGGGCTCAACCGGGCGCAGATCAACCGGTCGGTCATCAAGACCCGGGACCTGCCACGGTATTTCTCCAGCGTGCTCTTCGCCCCCGAAGACCTGGCCCTCGTGCGCGGCGATCCGTCCGGTCGCCGCCGGTTCCTCGACCAGCTGCTGGTTCTCCGGAGCCCCCGGATGTCCGGGGTGCTCACCGACTACGACAGGGTGCTCAAGCAGCGCAACACCCTGCTCAAGTCCGCACGGGCCTCCGGATTGAAGACCACCCAGCTGGGCACCCTCGACATCTGGGACGAACGACTCGTAGCCCTCGGGTCCGAGATCATCGACGCGCGCGCCGATCTGGTCGCCGAACTGCTGCCGCCGCTGCACGATGCCTATAAAGCGGTGGCCGGCGCCGACCACGGCCCCACCCTCGTCGCGTCGCTGAGCATCCTCGGCGCCGACGAAGAGTCCGACGAGGCGGCCTCCCCCGCCGCTGCCCAGGCCGGCACCGGGTCGGAGACCGCCGACACCTTCCGCACCGCCCTGGCCGGGCTCCGCCGCAAGGAACTGGACCGCGGGATGACCCTGGCCGGCCCGCACCGGGATGACCTGGTCTTCGAACTCAACGCCCTGCCGGCCAAGGGCTACGCCAGTCACGGCGAATCTTGGTCGTTCGCGCTCGCCCTCAAACTGGCCTCCGCGGAGCTTCTGCGCCGGGAATCTTCCAGCGGCGACCCGGTGCTGATCCTCGACGATGTGTTCGCCGAGCTGGACCAGTCCCGGCGCCGGCGTCTGGCGGAAGCGGTCACCGGGTTCGAGCAGGTGCTGATCACCGCCGCCGTGTACGAGGATGTGCCCGCGGTTCTCGCCGCGCACACCATCCACATCAACGCCGGAGCCGTCGTGGACGGGCCCACCGGACCGGACGGCGCCTCCGATGGCTGA